One Mycolicibacterium goodii genomic region harbors:
- a CDS encoding NUDIX domain-containing protein has protein sequence MGMIRQVSTREVYRNNWLTLREDAIERPDGSDGIYAVVDKPTYALVIPYDGERFHLVEQFRYPLGLRRWEFPQGTAPDRQDLDPHALAERELREETGLRAANLVRLGLLDVAAGMSSQRGWVFLATELTEGDHEREHEEQDMHSAWFTRTEIEDMVRSGDITDAQSIAAWALLLLYERS, from the coding sequence ATGGGAATGATCCGGCAGGTCTCGACCCGTGAGGTGTACCGGAACAACTGGCTCACGCTGCGTGAGGACGCCATCGAACGCCCCGACGGCAGCGACGGCATCTACGCCGTGGTCGACAAGCCCACGTACGCGCTGGTGATCCCGTACGACGGCGAGCGCTTCCACCTCGTGGAGCAGTTCCGTTACCCACTTGGGCTGCGGCGCTGGGAGTTTCCGCAGGGCACCGCACCAGACCGGCAGGACCTCGACCCGCATGCGCTGGCCGAGCGCGAACTGCGGGAAGAGACCGGCCTGCGTGCGGCGAACCTGGTCAGACTCGGCCTGCTCGACGTCGCGGCCGGCATGAGCAGCCAGCGCGGCTGGGTGTTCCTGGCGACCGAACTCACCGAGGGTGACCATGAGCGTGAACACGAAGAGCAGGACATGCACAGCGCGTGGTTCACCCGCACCGAGATCGAGGACATGGTGCGCAGCGGTGACATCACCGACGCGCAGTCGATCGCGGCGTGGGCCCTTCTGCTGCTCTACGAGCGCAGCTAG
- a CDS encoding DUF309 domain-containing protein, translating to MSTSAHRDRDESGRPHSSRPRDALGRPLPYGSQGVERIPDDLGLSPAETLDYAQRLLDRGRAFFAHEVLEAAWKSGPATERSLWQGLAQLAVGITHVQRGNFPGAAALLRRASDRLSQVDVPAPHAVDVTALIGYADALADDLAAGRAIGADRLRVRLTEAASP from the coding sequence ATGAGTACGTCGGCGCACCGTGACCGCGACGAATCCGGACGCCCGCACAGTTCCCGTCCGCGCGACGCGCTGGGCCGGCCGCTGCCCTACGGGAGCCAGGGAGTGGAGCGGATCCCGGATGACCTGGGCCTGTCGCCGGCGGAAACCCTCGACTATGCCCAGCGCCTCCTGGACCGTGGGCGCGCGTTCTTTGCGCACGAGGTCCTCGAGGCGGCGTGGAAGAGCGGTCCGGCGACCGAGCGCTCGCTGTGGCAGGGCCTGGCGCAGCTGGCGGTGGGTATCACCCATGTCCAGCGGGGCAACTTCCCCGGCGCGGCGGCGCTGTTGCGACGTGCGTCCGACCGGTTGTCGCAGGTGGACGTGCCTGCACCGCATGCGGTCGACGTCACCGCCCTCATCGGCTATGCCGATGCGCTGGCCGACGACCTCGCGGCCGGCCGTGCCATCGGAGCCGACCGCCTGCGGGTCAGGCTCACCGAGGCCGCGTCGCCATAA
- a CDS encoding acyl-CoA synthetase, translated as MLLASLNPAAVAAGADIADAVRIDGAVLSRGDLVGGATSVAERVAVAQRVAVLAKPTATTVLAVTGCLIAGVTVVPVPADVGAAERRHILTDSGAQAWLGEHPDESEGLPHIPVRLHARSWHRYAEPAPESTAIIMYTSGTTGLPKGVPITRKAIAADIDALAKAWEWTAEDTLVHGLPLFHVHGLVLGLIGSLRIGNRFVHTGKPTPERYAEAKGTLYFGVPTVWSRVVNNVDAAMALSSARLLVSGSAPLPVPVFEQLTELTGKPPVERYGSTESLITISTLVNGERRPGWVGVPVEGVQTRLVDENGVEVPHDGETIGRLQIKGPTVFEGYLNRPEATAEAFDDDGWFRTGDVAVIDAGGMHRIVGRESVDLIKSGGYRIGAGEIETVLLGHPGVKEAAVVGVPDDDLGQRIVAFVVGDAEPATLVEFVAQQLSVHKRPREVRIVDSLPRNAMGKVLKKELAQWG; from the coding sequence ATGCTGCTGGCCTCACTGAATCCCGCAGCGGTAGCCGCCGGAGCTGATATCGCTGACGCGGTCCGCATCGACGGCGCCGTCCTCAGTCGTGGTGACCTGGTGGGCGGCGCGACCTCGGTCGCCGAGCGCGTCGCCGTCGCACAGCGGGTCGCTGTCCTCGCCAAACCGACCGCCACCACGGTGCTCGCGGTCACCGGATGCCTCATCGCGGGCGTCACCGTCGTCCCGGTGCCCGCGGACGTCGGCGCGGCCGAGAGACGTCACATACTCACCGACTCCGGTGCGCAGGCCTGGCTGGGCGAGCATCCCGATGAGTCCGAAGGGTTGCCGCACATCCCGGTGCGGCTGCATGCCCGGTCGTGGCACCGCTACGCCGAGCCCGCCCCGGAATCGACCGCGATCATCATGTACACCTCGGGAACGACCGGCTTGCCCAAGGGCGTGCCCATCACCCGCAAGGCCATCGCCGCCGACATCGACGCACTGGCCAAGGCATGGGAGTGGACGGCGGAAGACACTCTGGTACACGGACTTCCGCTATTCCACGTCCACGGCCTGGTCCTCGGCCTGATCGGTTCGCTGCGGATCGGAAACCGCTTCGTGCACACCGGCAAGCCCACGCCCGAGCGTTACGCAGAAGCCAAGGGCACGCTGTACTTCGGGGTGCCGACGGTGTGGTCACGCGTGGTCAACAACGTCGATGCCGCGATGGCGCTGTCCTCGGCGCGGTTGCTGGTCTCGGGCAGCGCCCCGCTGCCGGTTCCGGTGTTCGAGCAGCTCACCGAGCTCACCGGCAAGCCGCCGGTGGAACGCTACGGCAGCACCGAATCCCTGATCACCATCAGCACTTTGGTGAACGGTGAACGCAGGCCGGGGTGGGTCGGTGTCCCGGTGGAGGGCGTGCAGACGCGCCTGGTGGACGAGAACGGTGTCGAGGTCCCGCACGACGGCGAGACCATCGGACGCCTCCAGATCAAGGGCCCGACGGTGTTCGAGGGCTACCTCAACCGGCCGGAGGCCACCGCTGAGGCCTTCGACGACGACGGTTGGTTCCGCACCGGTGATGTCGCGGTGATCGACGCCGGTGGCATGCACCGAATCGTCGGCCGCGAATCGGTCGACCTCATCAAATCCGGCGGATACCGCATCGGTGCCGGCGAGATCGAAACCGTGCTGCTCGGTCACCCCGGGGTCAAAGAGGCTGCGGTCGTCGGAGTTCCCGACGACGACCTCGGACAGCGCATCGTCGCGTTCGTGGTGGGTGACGCCGAGCCCGCGACACTCGTCGAGTTCGTGGCACAACAGCTTTCGGTGCACAAGCGGCCCCGGGAGGTGCGCATCGTGGACAGCCTGCCCCGCAACGCCATGGGGAAGGTCCTGAAAAAGGAGCTGGCGCAGTGGGGTTGA
- a CDS encoding VOC family protein, whose translation MGLRFSELCIDAHDPESLGEWWSQALGWPKHTDSDGDVVLTPPAGHGPVWLFLAVPDDKVVKNRLHVDFTPDDQRAEVDRLIGLGARRIDIGQGEQSWVVLADPEGNEFCVLASADP comes from the coding sequence GTGGGGTTGAGGTTCTCGGAGTTGTGCATCGACGCCCATGACCCCGAGTCGCTGGGGGAGTGGTGGTCACAAGCACTGGGCTGGCCCAAGCACACCGACTCCGACGGGGACGTGGTGCTGACACCACCTGCGGGTCATGGACCCGTTTGGCTTTTCCTCGCCGTGCCCGACGACAAGGTGGTCAAGAACCGCCTTCATGTCGACTTCACTCCCGACGATCAGCGGGCCGAGGTCGACCGGCTGATCGGTCTGGGGGCGCGGCGCATCGACATCGGGCAGGGCGAACAGAGTTGGGTCGTGCTCGCCGACCCGGAAGGCAACGAATTCTGCGTGCTGGCGTCGGCTGATCCGTGA
- a CDS encoding YidH family protein → MTDQPLDTSTRLAVERTRLALERTTMAWIRTSTSLIAFGFTIFKFFQYQATELHHRPVLSPWIVGMVMICIGLTSLILAWIQHRQESRTLRAQNPDLPYSLAGVMAGLIAILGLIALVAVAWRL, encoded by the coding sequence GTGACGGATCAGCCGCTTGACACCTCGACGCGGCTGGCGGTCGAGCGCACACGCCTGGCACTCGAGCGCACGACGATGGCCTGGATCAGGACCAGCACGTCGCTGATCGCATTCGGATTCACCATTTTCAAGTTCTTCCAGTACCAGGCCACCGAACTTCATCACCGACCGGTGCTCAGCCCGTGGATCGTCGGCATGGTGATGATCTGTATCGGCCTGACCTCACTGATCCTGGCGTGGATCCAGCATCGTCAGGAGAGCCGGACATTGCGTGCGCAGAACCCGGATTTGCCGTACTCCCTGGCGGGAGTCATGGCCGGCTTGATTGCGATCCTCGGGCTCATCGCGCTCGTCGCCGTCGCATGGCGCCTCTGA
- a CDS encoding heme-binding protein, whose amino-acid sequence MALTSRITRRVLSAAGAACAAAMVTGLFGSVAATAEPPPRPPNCTAADLAGIAAGVAAATSAYLFTHPDVNDFYTNLRGRPHDEASEAVRTYFDANPQAHAELAGIRQPLVDFRNRCGITPPS is encoded by the coding sequence GTGGCCCTTACTTCACGCATCACGCGGCGGGTGCTCTCGGCGGCTGGGGCAGCTTGCGCGGCCGCCATGGTGACCGGCCTCTTCGGATCGGTGGCCGCGACAGCCGAGCCCCCGCCGCGTCCGCCGAACTGCACGGCCGCCGACCTCGCCGGCATCGCGGCGGGCGTCGCGGCCGCGACGTCGGCTTATCTGTTCACCCATCCCGACGTCAACGATTTCTACACGAACCTGCGTGGCCGTCCGCACGATGAGGCGTCCGAAGCCGTCCGCACCTACTTCGATGCCAACCCACAGGCCCACGCTGAGCTCGCCGGGATCCGCCAACCCCTCGTGGACTTCCGCAACCGTTGCGGCATCACTCCGCCGAGTTAA
- a CDS encoding arylsulfatase yields MSEGSGAHVIAPRLPNGGVLPFPPVPSGSVAGPTLQESTYRPRVVPKRLHDDSPNIVIVLIDDAGPGLPSTFGGEVTTSTLDRMCAEGVSYNRFHTTAMCSPTRASLLTGRNHHEIGNGQIAELANDWDGYAGKIPRSAATVAEVLKQYGYATSAFGKWHNTPAEETTAAGPFDNWPTGLGFEYFYGFLAGEASQYEPHLVRNTTVVSPPRTPEEGYHLSEDLADDAIGWLRRHKAFNADKPFFMYWASGCLHGPHHIMKEWADKYAGKFDDGWDAYRQRVFERAKAKGWIPQDCELTERDPQLAAWDDIPDDEKPFQRRLMEVAAGYAEHVDVQVGRIADELDSLGYADNTLFFYIWGDNGSSGEGQNGTIAELLAQNGIPTTVRQHIDALDALGGLDVLGSPLVDNQYHAAWAWAGSTPYKGMKLLASHLGGTRNPMAVRWPAKVAADATPRDVFLHCNDVVPTIYEIVGIEPPRVVNGEPQMALAGASFARTLVDRNALGGKKTQYFEIMGSRAIYHDGWMACARGPRLPWVPGQPEGIATWSPDNDIWELYHLDEDWSQANDLAEQMPEKLARMQELFIVEAARNAVLPVGGGLWVPIYHPELRIAPPYREWEFSGDTVRMPEFCAPALGNKNNVVTIDVDVPADANGVLYALGAAAGGLTVYLDDGYLCYEYNLFILLRTKIRSADKVPAGRTKITVTTRYAEPRPAGPLDITVARDGVTIADGRVPISAPLLFTANDCLDIGTCLGSPVSLDYRERAPFPFEGRIHRVHVAYT; encoded by the coding sequence ATGTCCGAAGGTTCGGGAGCTCACGTAATCGCGCCGCGGTTACCGAACGGAGGGGTACTTCCGTTCCCGCCGGTGCCGTCAGGCAGCGTCGCGGGCCCGACGTTGCAGGAATCGACCTACCGGCCCCGTGTGGTTCCGAAGCGTCTGCACGACGACTCGCCGAATATCGTCATCGTGCTCATCGACGACGCCGGGCCCGGGTTGCCGTCGACTTTCGGCGGTGAGGTGACGACCTCCACACTGGACCGGATGTGTGCTGAAGGCGTGTCGTACAACCGTTTTCACACCACCGCGATGTGCTCACCGACCCGGGCGTCGCTGTTGACGGGGCGCAACCACCACGAGATCGGCAACGGCCAGATCGCCGAGCTGGCGAACGACTGGGATGGTTACGCGGGCAAGATCCCGCGTTCGGCCGCCACGGTCGCCGAGGTGCTCAAGCAGTACGGATATGCGACGTCGGCGTTCGGCAAATGGCACAACACCCCGGCCGAGGAGACCACCGCGGCAGGGCCGTTCGACAACTGGCCAACCGGCCTCGGGTTCGAGTACTTCTACGGCTTCCTCGCCGGTGAGGCCTCGCAATACGAGCCCCATCTGGTGCGGAACACCACGGTGGTCTCCCCGCCGAGGACACCGGAGGAGGGCTATCACCTGTCGGAAGATCTGGCCGATGACGCCATCGGGTGGTTGCGGCGGCACAAGGCCTTCAATGCCGACAAACCGTTCTTCATGTACTGGGCCAGCGGCTGCCTGCACGGCCCGCACCACATCATGAAGGAATGGGCCGACAAGTACGCCGGGAAGTTCGACGACGGGTGGGATGCCTACCGGCAGCGCGTGTTCGAACGCGCCAAGGCCAAGGGCTGGATCCCGCAGGACTGCGAACTGACCGAACGAGATCCACAACTGGCGGCGTGGGACGACATCCCCGACGACGAGAAACCCTTCCAGCGCCGGTTGATGGAGGTCGCCGCCGGGTACGCCGAGCACGTCGACGTGCAGGTAGGCCGGATCGCCGATGAGCTCGACTCGCTGGGCTACGCCGACAACACCCTGTTCTTCTACATCTGGGGAGACAACGGGTCCTCCGGCGAAGGCCAGAACGGCACGATCGCCGAACTTCTGGCGCAGAACGGGATACCCACCACCGTGCGGCAGCACATCGATGCCCTCGACGCGCTGGGCGGCCTTGATGTGCTCGGCTCGCCACTGGTGGACAACCAGTACCACGCGGCGTGGGCGTGGGCGGGCAGCACACCATACAAGGGTATGAAGCTGCTGGCGTCGCACCTCGGTGGCACGCGCAATCCGATGGCCGTGCGTTGGCCCGCCAAGGTCGCGGCCGACGCAACGCCGCGCGACGTGTTCCTGCACTGCAACGACGTCGTGCCCACCATCTACGAGATCGTGGGCATCGAACCGCCGCGGGTGGTCAACGGTGAGCCTCAGATGGCCCTTGCGGGAGCCAGTTTCGCCCGTACCCTCGTCGACCGAAATGCGCTGGGCGGCAAGAAGACCCAGTACTTCGAGATCATGGGCAGCAGGGCGATCTACCACGACGGCTGGATGGCGTGCGCGCGGGGGCCGAGACTGCCGTGGGTGCCGGGGCAGCCCGAGGGTATCGCCACCTGGTCGCCGGACAACGACATCTGGGAGCTCTACCACCTCGACGAGGATTGGTCGCAAGCCAACGACCTGGCCGAGCAGATGCCCGAGAAACTCGCCCGGATGCAGGAGCTGTTCATCGTCGAGGCGGCCCGCAACGCGGTACTGCCTGTGGGCGGTGGGTTGTGGGTGCCGATCTATCACCCGGAGTTGCGGATCGCGCCGCCGTACCGGGAATGGGAGTTCTCCGGCGACACCGTGCGCATGCCCGAATTCTGTGCGCCTGCGCTGGGCAACAAGAACAACGTCGTCACCATCGACGTCGATGTCCCCGCCGATGCGAACGGTGTGTTGTATGCACTCGGCGCGGCGGCGGGCGGCCTGACGGTCTATCTCGACGACGGCTATCTCTGCTACGAGTACAACTTGTTCATCCTGTTGCGCACCAAGATCCGCTCGGCGGACAAGGTTCCGGCGGGACGGACCAAGATCACGGTGACCACCCGGTACGCGGAACCCCGCCCAGCCGGACCCCTCGACATCACGGTGGCCCGTGACGGGGTGACCATTGCCGACGGCCGGGTTCCGATCAGTGCACCGCTGTTGTTCACGGCCAACGACTGCCTGGACATCGGCACCTGCCTCGGCTCACCGGTGTCCCTCGACTACCGCGAACGGGCACCGTTCCCCTTCGAGGGGCGCATCCATCGAGTCCACGTCGCCTATACGTAG
- a CDS encoding MBL fold metallo-hydrolase, whose translation MTSLELAGGEAADFSAGEVYFVGNATTVIRFGGLTILTDPAFLHRGEHVYLGHGIWARREVEPACQIADLPPIDLVVLSHYHGDHFDDVAAQQLDKNLPIVSTADAVDKLKALGFERGHALATWESLEVHKGDATLTITAMPAKHATDDAVDAMLMPVNGHLLDFSRNGEQLYRLYITGDTMLVDDLHDIPRRYPAIDLGLIHTGGTTFLVTVVTMTGEQGVRAVEITKPRVAIPIHYNDFSVFLSGLDDFQKAAQNTSASTEFVYLAHGDTYTFEPRA comes from the coding sequence ATGACTTCTTTGGAGCTGGCCGGTGGTGAGGCGGCAGATTTCAGTGCCGGTGAGGTCTACTTCGTCGGCAACGCCACCACGGTGATCCGCTTCGGTGGACTGACGATCCTGACCGATCCGGCTTTCCTCCACAGAGGCGAGCATGTGTATCTGGGGCACGGTATCTGGGCTCGGAGGGAAGTGGAACCGGCCTGCCAGATCGCGGACCTGCCACCGATCGACCTGGTGGTCTTGTCGCACTACCACGGTGACCATTTCGACGACGTCGCCGCGCAGCAATTGGACAAGAACCTGCCCATCGTCTCCACTGCCGACGCGGTGGACAAGCTCAAGGCCCTCGGCTTCGAGCGGGGGCATGCGCTTGCCACCTGGGAGTCGCTTGAGGTCCACAAAGGCGACGCGACACTGACCATCACCGCGATGCCCGCCAAGCACGCAACCGACGATGCCGTCGATGCGATGCTCATGCCCGTCAACGGGCATCTCTTGGACTTCAGCCGCAATGGCGAGCAGTTGTACCGGCTCTACATCACCGGGGACACGATGCTCGTCGACGACCTCCACGACATCCCGCGTCGCTACCCGGCGATCGACCTGGGTCTGATCCATACAGGTGGTACGACTTTCCTGGTCACCGTTGTCACGATGACGGGCGAACAGGGCGTACGCGCTGTCGAGATCACCAAGCCGCGCGTCGCCATCCCGATTCACTACAACGACTTCTCGGTCTTCCTCTCGGGCCTCGACGACTTCCAGAAGGCCGCCCAGAACACGAGCGCGAGTACGGAATTCGTGTACCTGGCGCACGGCGACACCTACACGTTCGAACCCAGGGCGTGA
- a CDS encoding alpha/beta hydrolase, producing MNIVLVHGAFVDGSTWRAVYDLLLADGYGVAVVQTPNLSLAGDVAATRRVLDVADGPVVLVGHSYGGAVITEAGNHDSVTALVYLAAFVPDEGESVESLGGHPGVSGSPIVPFAAGFLVQDRAKFHDSFGADLPAADAAFLADSQVPWSTEAMTATVTDPAWRRKPSWYLIATEDRMIPPAAQRAMAQRAGATTIEVAASHAVYMSQPHAVAAAVRQAVHV from the coding sequence GTGAACATCGTCCTGGTGCACGGCGCTTTCGTGGACGGATCGACCTGGCGTGCCGTGTACGACCTTCTGTTGGCGGACGGCTATGGCGTTGCCGTGGTGCAGACGCCGAACCTGTCGCTGGCCGGTGATGTGGCAGCGACGCGTCGCGTTCTCGACGTGGCGGACGGGCCGGTCGTCTTGGTGGGGCATTCCTACGGTGGCGCGGTCATCACCGAGGCCGGTAACCACGACAGTGTGACGGCGTTGGTCTATCTGGCGGCATTCGTGCCGGACGAGGGGGAGTCGGTGGAGTCGCTCGGTGGCCATCCCGGCGTGTCGGGCTCGCCGATCGTGCCGTTCGCCGCGGGGTTCCTGGTGCAGGACCGAGCGAAGTTCCACGACTCTTTCGGTGCGGACCTGCCCGCCGCCGACGCGGCGTTCCTTGCCGATTCGCAGGTCCCTTGGTCGACGGAAGCCATGACGGCGACGGTGACCGATCCTGCCTGGCGACGTAAGCCGAGTTGGTACCTGATCGCCACCGAGGACCGTATGATTCCGCCGGCCGCACAACGCGCGATGGCGCAGCGGGCCGGCGCCACCACGATCGAGGTGGCCGCAAGCCATGCCGTCTACATGTCCCAGCCGCACGCCGTTGCGGCCGCTGTTCGGCAGGCTGTTCACGTCTGA
- a CDS encoding DUF6632 domain-containing protein → MTAIGSSARDKLLQIALVAVGVAMILLYPLAVVWPSGWAWHSGPPHESNYFMMIVGLYATLGVFLLNAARRPQAHRSLIWFAVWSSVVHAAIMAVQSFGGHHMGHLWGDVPALLLVAIVLAVLMKATADGQT, encoded by the coding sequence ATGACCGCAATCGGATCGTCGGCCCGCGACAAACTCCTCCAGATCGCGCTCGTCGCCGTCGGCGTCGCGATGATCCTCCTCTACCCACTGGCCGTCGTCTGGCCGTCCGGATGGGCATGGCATTCCGGGCCACCGCATGAATCGAACTACTTCATGATGATCGTCGGCCTGTACGCGACGCTCGGAGTGTTTCTCCTCAACGCCGCGCGGCGCCCGCAAGCCCACCGCAGCCTCATCTGGTTCGCGGTGTGGTCCAGCGTCGTCCACGCCGCGATCATGGCGGTGCAGTCATTCGGCGGCCACCACATGGGGCATCTGTGGGGAGACGTGCCGGCGCTGCTCCTCGTCGCCATCGTCCTGGCAGTGCTCATGAAGGCCACGGCCGACGGTCAGACGTGA
- a CDS encoding HNH endonuclease signature motif containing protein, which translates to MLPAYALAEIINAATVRPVFHPGDAPPQDRYTPSRALADYVRCRDLICRFPGCDKPADRCDIDHTVPYPAGPTHASNLKCLCRFHHLLKTFWIGPGGWSDRQHPDGTVVWTSPSGQQYTTVPESSRRFSIAELAQPTGQLHLPTTAALSDPALRGLTMPTRRRTRAHNTARAIAAERKLNDDLVAEHHKPPPF; encoded by the coding sequence GTGCTGCCGGCGTACGCGCTGGCCGAGATCATCAACGCCGCCACCGTACGGCCGGTGTTCCACCCCGGCGATGCCCCACCCCAGGACCGCTACACCCCGTCACGAGCCCTGGCCGACTACGTGCGCTGCCGCGACCTGATATGCCGGTTCCCCGGATGTGACAAACCCGCCGACCGCTGCGACATCGACCACACCGTGCCGTATCCAGCGGGCCCGACGCATGCCTCAAACCTGAAGTGTCTGTGCCGCTTTCATCATCTCCTGAAAACGTTCTGGATCGGCCCCGGCGGCTGGTCGGACCGACAACATCCCGACGGCACCGTCGTGTGGACCTCCCCCTCCGGGCAGCAGTACACCACCGTGCCCGAAAGCAGCCGACGCTTCTCCATCGCCGAACTGGCCCAACCCACCGGCCAACTGCACCTACCCACCACCGCGGCGCTCAGCGACCCCGCACTACGCGGACTCACAATGCCCACACGGCGCCGCACCCGCGCCCACAACACCGCCCGCGCCATCGCCGCCGAACGCAAACTCAACGACGACCTCGTCGCCGAACACCACAAACCACCACCGTTCTGA
- the dapD gene encoding 2,3,4,5-tetrahydropyridine-2,6-dicarboxylate N-succinyltransferase, translating to MTAASGVGLATITADGTVLDTWFPAPELSASGPAGTARLSGGDVPADLAALTGTDEDRDVEIVAVRTTIADLDEKPADTHDVWLRLHLLSHRLTKPHEANLDGIFGLLTNVVWTNFGPCAVDGFEMTRARLRKRGAVAVYGIDKFPRMVDYVTPTGVRIADADRVRLGAHLAEGTTVMHEGFVNFNAGTLGTSMVEGRISAGVVVDDGSDIGGGASIMGTLSGGGKEVIKVGKRCLLGANSGLGISLGDDCVVEAGLYVTGGTKVTTADGQVTKAIELSGASNLLFRRNSLSGAVEVVKRDGTGITLNEALHAN from the coding sequence GTGACTGCAGCATCTGGCGTCGGCCTGGCCACCATCACCGCCGACGGAACCGTTCTGGACACCTGGTTTCCTGCTCCCGAACTGAGCGCATCCGGCCCCGCCGGCACCGCGCGCCTCAGCGGTGGTGACGTGCCCGCCGATCTGGCTGCCCTCACCGGTACCGACGAGGACCGCGACGTCGAGATCGTGGCGGTGCGCACCACCATCGCCGACCTCGACGAGAAGCCGGCCGACACGCACGACGTGTGGCTGCGGCTGCATCTGCTCTCACACCGCCTGACCAAGCCGCACGAGGCCAACCTCGATGGCATCTTCGGCCTGCTGACCAATGTGGTGTGGACCAATTTCGGTCCCTGTGCTGTCGACGGCTTCGAGATGACGCGTGCCCGCCTGCGCAAGCGCGGCGCGGTCGCGGTGTACGGCATCGACAAGTTCCCCCGCATGGTCGACTATGTGACGCCGACCGGCGTGCGCATTGCCGACGCCGACCGCGTGCGGCTGGGTGCACATCTGGCCGAAGGCACGACGGTCATGCACGAAGGCTTCGTCAATTTCAACGCCGGAACGCTGGGCACCTCGATGGTCGAGGGCCGAATCTCGGCCGGTGTCGTGGTCGACGACGGCTCCGACATCGGTGGCGGTGCGTCGATCATGGGCACGCTGTCCGGCGGCGGCAAAGAGGTCATCAAGGTCGGCAAGCGCTGCCTGCTAGGCGCCAATTCCGGTCTGGGGATCTCGCTGGGTGACGACTGCGTCGTCGAGGCCGGCCTGTACGTGACCGGCGGCACCAAGGTCACCACCGCCGACGGACAGGTCACCAAGGCCATCGAACTGTCGGGCGCAAGCAACCTGCTGTTCCGCCGGAACTCACTGTCGGGTGCGGTCGAGGTCGTCAAGCGCGACGGCACCGGGATCACCCTCAACGAGGCGCTGCACGCGAACTGA
- the dapE gene encoding succinyl-diaminopimelate desuccinylase encodes MGLDLSADPIALTAALVDIPSVSRDERRIADEIEAALRTQAPHLEVIRNGDAVLARTNLGRPSRVLLAGHIDTVPIADNLPSRIVDGEMYGCGTSDMKSGDAVFLHLAATIAEPVHDITLVMYDCEEIESSANGLGRIERELIDWLAVDVAILGEPSGGYIEAGCQGTIRLVISASGTRAHSARSWLGDNAVHKLGAVLDRLSSYEARSVDIDGCVYREGLSAVRIEGGIAGNVIPDVASVTVNFRFAPDRSVEQAVAHVHEVFAGLDVGIELTDAAPGALPGLTRPAAAALVEAAGGQVRAKYGWTDVARFAALGIPAVNYGPGDPNLAHRVDERVPVAAITAATDMLRRYLTT; translated from the coding sequence ATGGGGCTAGACCTGAGCGCTGATCCGATCGCACTGACCGCCGCGCTGGTGGACATCCCCAGCGTGTCTCGCGACGAACGCCGCATCGCCGACGAGATCGAGGCCGCCCTGCGCACCCAGGCGCCCCACCTCGAGGTGATCCGCAACGGCGACGCCGTGCTGGCCCGCACCAATCTGGGCCGGCCCTCACGCGTGTTGCTCGCCGGGCACATCGACACCGTGCCGATCGCGGACAACCTGCCGAGCCGCATCGTCGACGGTGAGATGTACGGCTGCGGCACCTCCGACATGAAGTCGGGCGACGCGGTGTTCCTGCACCTGGCCGCCACGATCGCCGAACCTGTCCACGACATCACGCTCGTGATGTACGACTGCGAGGAGATCGAGTCGAGCGCCAACGGGCTGGGCCGCATCGAACGTGAGCTGATCGACTGGCTGGCGGTCGACGTCGCGATCCTCGGAGAGCCGTCGGGCGGCTACATCGAAGCAGGCTGTCAGGGCACCATTCGTCTGGTGATCTCGGCGAGCGGCACCCGCGCTCATTCCGCGCGATCCTGGTTGGGCGACAACGCTGTTCATAAACTCGGTGCCGTGCTCGACCGGTTGTCATCCTATGAGGCACGGTCGGTGGACATCGACGGCTGCGTCTACCGCGAGGGATTGTCCGCGGTGCGTATCGAAGGCGGCATTGCCGGCAATGTGATCCCTGACGTCGCTTCGGTGACCGTCAACTTCCGGTTCGCGCCGGATCGCAGCGTCGAGCAGGCTGTGGCACATGTGCACGAGGTGTTCGCCGGGCTTGATGTGGGCATCGAGTTGACCGACGCCGCCCCCGGTGCACTGCCGGGGCTGACGCGTCCGGCGGCCGCGGCGCTCGTTGAGGCGGCCGGCGGTCAGGTGCGGGCCAAGTACGGATGGACCGACGTCGCGAGGTTCGCGGCGCTCGGTATCCCGGCGGTGAACTACGGGCCGGGTGACCCGAACCTCGCCCACCGCGTCGACGAGCGCGTCCCTGTCGCCGCGATCACTGCCGCAACCGACATGCTGCGCCGTTACCTCACCACCTGA